A region from the Hirundo rustica isolate bHirRus1 chromosome 20, bHirRus1.pri.v3, whole genome shotgun sequence genome encodes:
- the DBH gene encoding dopamine beta-hydroxylase isoform X2 → MQLERITYPACPGGPAHKWARPGAGCHPGRMQESRSKPCSCPSLKLREVASMYFTMVAAFLVILVVALQGSAPRQSDFPYKVPLDPQGLLELSWNVSYPEQAVHFQLLIRELRFGLLFGMSDRGEFENADLAVLWSDGRNSYFGDAWSDAKGQLHMDSQQDYQLLGARRAPEGLYLLFRRPFSTCDPKDYLIEDGTVHLIYGVLEKPVRSLQAINVSALHGGLQRVQLLKPNISIPQLPSDMKTMEITAPDVVIPSQETTYWCYMAELPEGFPKHHIIMYEPVVTAGNEALVHHMEVFQCAADFDSFPRYNGPCDSKMKPDRLNYCRHVLAAWAMGAQAFYYPEEAGLAFGGPGSSRYLRLEIHYHNPLVFKGRRDSSGIRLYYTATLRPHDAGIMELGLVYTPVMAIPPGEDSFTLTGYCTDKCTQLALPAAGIRIFASQLHTHLAGRKVVTVLSRDGRERQVVNADGHYSPHFQEIRMLKEVVAVFPGDELITTCTYNTEDRSRATVGGFGILEEMCVNYVHYYPQSQLELCKSAVDPGYLHRYFNLVNRFNDEEICMCPQVSVPQQFYSIPWNTFNRDVLKSLYGFAPISMHCNKSSAVRFPGEWEKQPLPSITERLREPVPRCPPAPEPQPAAPVPINLGQLRRD, encoded by the exons ATGCAATTAGAGAGGATCACTTACCCGGCTTGCCCAGGAGGGCCAGCGCATAAATGGGCACGGCCAGGTGCCGGGTGCCATCCTGGCAGGATGCAGGAGTCCAGGAgcaagccctgctcctgccccagcctcaaGCTGCGGGAGGTGGCATCCATGTACTTCACCATGGTGGCGGCGTTCCTGGTCATCCTGGTggtggctctgcagggctcGGCGCCCCGCCAGAGCGATTTCCCCTACAAggtgcccctggatccccaggggctgctggagctctccTGGAATGTCAGCTACCCCGAGCAAGCCGTGCATTTCCAGCTCCTCATCAGGGAGCTGCGGTTCGGGCTCCTCTTCGGGATGTCGGACAGGGGCGAGTTTGAGAACGCGGACCTGGCCGTGCTCTGGAGCGATGGGCGCAACTCCTACTTTGGG GACGCCTGGAGCGATGCCAAGGGGCAGCTCCACATGGATTCCCAGCAGGACTACCAGCTCCTCGGGGCTCGCAGGGCTCCCGAGGGGCTCTACCTCCTCTTCAGAAGACCCTTCAGCACCTGTGACCCCAAGGACTACCTGATAGAG GACGGCACGGTGCACCTGATCTACGGCGTCCTGGAGAAACCCGTGCGCTCCCTGCAAGCCATCAACGTCTCTGCCCTGCACGGCGGGCTGCAGAGGGTGCAGCTGCTAAAACCCAACATCAGCATCCCTCAGCTGCCCAGCGACATGAAGACCATGGAGATAACGGCCCCAGATGTGGTCATTCCCAGCCAGGAGACCACCTACTGGTGTTACATGGCAGAACTCCCCGAGGGCTTCCCCAAACACCACATTATCATG TACGAGCCGGTGGTCACGGCGGGCAACGAGGCCCTCGTCCACCACATGGAGGTGTTCCAGTGCGCGGCCGACTTCGACAGCTTCCCCCGCTACAACGGGCCCTGCGATTCCAAGATGAAGCCAGACCGCCTCAACTACTGCAGGCACGTGCTGGCGGCCTGGGCCATGGGGGCACAG GCTTTCTACTACCCTGAAGAAGCAGGTCTTGCCTTTGGTGGCCCAGGCTCCTCCAGGTATTTGCGTCTGGAGATCCACTACCACAACCCCCTGGTGTTCAAAG GGCGCCGTGACTCCTCGGGGATCCGGCTCTACTACACGGCCACCCTCCGTCCCCACGACGCCGGCATCATGGAGCTGGGCTTGGTGTACACGCCGGTGATGGCCATTCCCCCTGGAGAGGACAGCTTCACCCTCACGGGGTACTGCACCGACAAATGCACCCAGCTG gctctgccagctgctggcaTCCGCATCTTCGCCTCCCAGCTCCACACACACCTGGCAGGGAGGAAAGTGGTGACGGTGCTGTCCCGGGACGGGAGGGAGCGGCAGGTTGTGAACGCCGACGGGCACTACAGCCCTCACTTCCAG GAGATCCGCATGCTGAAGGAGGTGGTGGCGGTTTTTCCG GGCGATGAACTCATCACCACCTGCACATACAACACCGAGGATCGGAGCAGAGCCACCGTG gGAGGGTTTGGCATCCTGGAAGAGATGTGTGTGAACTACGTGCACTACTACCCCCAGagccagctggagctgtgcaaaAGCGCTGTGGATCCGGGCTACCTGCACCGGTACTTCAACCTCGTGAACAG GTTTAACGACGAGGAGATCTGCATGTGCCCACAGGTGTCTGTCCCACAGCAGTTCTACTCCATCCCCTGGAACACGTTCAACAGGGATGTGCTGAAATCCCTCTACGGCTTCGCTCCCATCTCCATGCACTGCAACAAATCCTCCGCCGTCCGGTTCCCG GGCGAGTGGGAGAAGCAGCCTCTTCCCAGCATCACCGAGAGGCTGCGGGAGCCCGTCCCTcgctgcccgcccgccccggagcccCAGCCCGCTGCCCCCGTCCCCATCAACCTGGGCCAGCTCCGGAGGGACTGA
- the DBH gene encoding dopamine beta-hydroxylase isoform X1: MQLERITYPACPGGPAHKWARPGAGCHPGRMQESRSKPCSCPSLKLREVASMYFTMVAAFLVILVVALQGSAPRQSDFPYKVPLDPQGLLELSWNVSYPEQAVHFQLLIRELRFGLLFGMSDRGEFENADLAVLWSDGRNSYFGDAWSDAKGQLHMDSQQDYQLLGARRAPEGLYLLFRRPFSTCDPKDYLIEDGTVHLIYGVLEKPVRSLQAINVSALHGGLQRVQLLKPNISIPQLPSDMKTMEITAPDVVIPSQETTYWCYMAELPEGFPKHHIIMYEPVVTAGNEALVHHMEVFQCAADFDSFPRYNGPCDSKMKPDRLNYCRHVLAAWAMGAQAFYYPEEAGLAFGGPGSSRYLRLEIHYHNPLVFKGRRDSSGIRLYYTATLRPHDAGIMELGLVYTPVMAIPPGEDSFTLTGYCTDKCTQLALPAAGIRIFASQLHTHLAGRKVVTVLSRDGRERQVVNADGHYSPHFQEIRMLKEVVAVFPGDELITTCTYNTEDRSRATVGGFGILEEMCVNYVHYYPQSQLELCKSAVDPGYLHRYFNLVNRFNDEEICMCPQVSVPQQFYSIPWNTFNRDVLKSLYGFAPISMHCNKSSAVRFPFSDPKSDDFWKELSAVNYRAKSQGNTCERRRGRCLPHLPLSPRGLAVNSPCSDFHSKARKTMTVKALRMPLIPPASRLRAGDVSAGQMPQQMGSGLEPSPGAGAP, from the exons ATGCAATTAGAGAGGATCACTTACCCGGCTTGCCCAGGAGGGCCAGCGCATAAATGGGCACGGCCAGGTGCCGGGTGCCATCCTGGCAGGATGCAGGAGTCCAGGAgcaagccctgctcctgccccagcctcaaGCTGCGGGAGGTGGCATCCATGTACTTCACCATGGTGGCGGCGTTCCTGGTCATCCTGGTggtggctctgcagggctcGGCGCCCCGCCAGAGCGATTTCCCCTACAAggtgcccctggatccccaggggctgctggagctctccTGGAATGTCAGCTACCCCGAGCAAGCCGTGCATTTCCAGCTCCTCATCAGGGAGCTGCGGTTCGGGCTCCTCTTCGGGATGTCGGACAGGGGCGAGTTTGAGAACGCGGACCTGGCCGTGCTCTGGAGCGATGGGCGCAACTCCTACTTTGGG GACGCCTGGAGCGATGCCAAGGGGCAGCTCCACATGGATTCCCAGCAGGACTACCAGCTCCTCGGGGCTCGCAGGGCTCCCGAGGGGCTCTACCTCCTCTTCAGAAGACCCTTCAGCACCTGTGACCCCAAGGACTACCTGATAGAG GACGGCACGGTGCACCTGATCTACGGCGTCCTGGAGAAACCCGTGCGCTCCCTGCAAGCCATCAACGTCTCTGCCCTGCACGGCGGGCTGCAGAGGGTGCAGCTGCTAAAACCCAACATCAGCATCCCTCAGCTGCCCAGCGACATGAAGACCATGGAGATAACGGCCCCAGATGTGGTCATTCCCAGCCAGGAGACCACCTACTGGTGTTACATGGCAGAACTCCCCGAGGGCTTCCCCAAACACCACATTATCATG TACGAGCCGGTGGTCACGGCGGGCAACGAGGCCCTCGTCCACCACATGGAGGTGTTCCAGTGCGCGGCCGACTTCGACAGCTTCCCCCGCTACAACGGGCCCTGCGATTCCAAGATGAAGCCAGACCGCCTCAACTACTGCAGGCACGTGCTGGCGGCCTGGGCCATGGGGGCACAG GCTTTCTACTACCCTGAAGAAGCAGGTCTTGCCTTTGGTGGCCCAGGCTCCTCCAGGTATTTGCGTCTGGAGATCCACTACCACAACCCCCTGGTGTTCAAAG GGCGCCGTGACTCCTCGGGGATCCGGCTCTACTACACGGCCACCCTCCGTCCCCACGACGCCGGCATCATGGAGCTGGGCTTGGTGTACACGCCGGTGATGGCCATTCCCCCTGGAGAGGACAGCTTCACCCTCACGGGGTACTGCACCGACAAATGCACCCAGCTG gctctgccagctgctggcaTCCGCATCTTCGCCTCCCAGCTCCACACACACCTGGCAGGGAGGAAAGTGGTGACGGTGCTGTCCCGGGACGGGAGGGAGCGGCAGGTTGTGAACGCCGACGGGCACTACAGCCCTCACTTCCAG GAGATCCGCATGCTGAAGGAGGTGGTGGCGGTTTTTCCG GGCGATGAACTCATCACCACCTGCACATACAACACCGAGGATCGGAGCAGAGCCACCGTG gGAGGGTTTGGCATCCTGGAAGAGATGTGTGTGAACTACGTGCACTACTACCCCCAGagccagctggagctgtgcaaaAGCGCTGTGGATCCGGGCTACCTGCACCGGTACTTCAACCTCGTGAACAG GTTTAACGACGAGGAGATCTGCATGTGCCCACAGGTGTCTGTCCCACAGCAGTTCTACTCCATCCCCTGGAACACGTTCAACAGGGATGTGCTGAAATCCCTCTACGGCTTCGCTCCCATCTCCATGCACTGCAACAAATCCTCCGCCGTCCGGTTCCCG TTCAGTGATCCCAAATCTGATGATTTCTGGAAGGAACTGAGTGCTGTTAATTATCGAGCCAAATCTCAAGGTAACACTTGTGAGCGGCGGCGGGGACGGTGCCTtccccaccttcccctgagCCCCCGAGGGCTCGCAGTAAACTCTCCCTGTTCAGATTTCCACTCGAAAGCACGGAAAACAATGACTGTCAAGGCGCTCCGCATGCCTTTGATCCCTCCAGCAAgcaggctcagggctggggatgTATCAGCAGGGCAGATGCCGCAGCAGATGGGCTCAGGGCTGGAGCCGAGCCCTGGAGCAGGCGCACCCTAA